Proteins from one Prevotella sp. E2-28 genomic window:
- a CDS encoding RagB/SusD family nutrient uptake outer membrane protein: MKKNYYKIICAICVICGFTSCSDFLDIKPQSEIILEDFWNEKADVDNVVAGCYSALQNDGVRKRMMIWGEARTENVMGGQGISNDVNLQNILKENITAMNSYTTWDGFYDVINRCNTVLKYAPGVAEKDPAYTQGDLNATIAEVTALRSLAYFYLIRTFRDVPFSREAYTDDDQEMAIAATPFYEVLDNLIDDLEAVKDDAVKRYPETQPRYQAGRITQDAIHAMLCEMYLWKGDYDNCIKYADLVIKSKKEIEEENEKQSKTSAETKAALEVRLNGYPLVYDNLTGITYGRAYRTIFVEGASKESIFELNYDEDPAGSGMLANSAVSSLYGHSNGTGLLVGSKHVKEDIEADYAKREIFEPEPKHKLDIRLYLNCDGTKDNSPIMKLAARSIEIDASKATEPKLDGYSLYAQNNNSSQWIIYRLPDIMLMKAEALCEKVDTADNEINKSMLQQAFQLVNVVNKRSICKKELTASDTLKLESFQSKDAMTNLVKRERQREFMFEGKRWFDLVRYALRAEKQNDPNPTAEVITAVNEREDVNKEFSQQFFKKMDAIFWPYNIEELKVNPKLVANPAFGSGENSSYEKAN, translated from the coding sequence ATGAAAAAGAATTATTATAAGATAATCTGCGCAATCTGCGTCATCTGTGGCTTTACCTCATGCTCAGACTTCCTGGACATCAAACCGCAGAGTGAAATCATTCTGGAGGATTTCTGGAATGAAAAGGCCGACGTGGATAATGTGGTGGCCGGTTGTTACTCGGCACTGCAAAACGATGGCGTTAGAAAACGTATGATGATCTGGGGTGAGGCCAGAACAGAGAATGTGATGGGTGGACAAGGTATCAGCAATGATGTCAACCTCCAGAATATATTAAAGGAGAATATCACAGCCATGAACTCATATACTACCTGGGATGGCTTCTATGACGTGATCAACCGCTGTAACACAGTGCTGAAATATGCACCTGGCGTAGCAGAAAAAGACCCTGCTTATACTCAGGGTGACCTGAACGCTACTATCGCTGAGGTAACAGCACTGCGTTCATTGGCTTATTTCTACCTGATTCGTACGTTCCGTGATGTGCCTTTCTCACGTGAGGCATACACTGATGATGATCAGGAAATGGCTATTGCAGCAACACCGTTCTATGAGGTGCTGGATAACCTGATTGATGATTTGGAAGCTGTCAAGGATGATGCCGTGAAACGCTATCCCGAAACTCAGCCCCGTTATCAGGCAGGTAGAATTACTCAGGATGCCATTCACGCTATGTTGTGCGAAATGTATCTTTGGAAGGGTGATTACGACAACTGTATTAAGTATGCCGACTTGGTTATCAAGTCAAAGAAGGAGATAGAAGAGGAAAACGAGAAGCAGTCAAAGACATCTGCTGAAACAAAGGCTGCATTGGAAGTTCGCCTCAATGGCTATCCCTTGGTTTACGATAATCTCACAGGAATAACTTATGGAAGAGCATATCGTACCATCTTCGTTGAAGGTGCTAGCAAAGAGAGTATCTTTGAGTTGAACTATGATGAAGATCCTGCAGGTTCTGGTATGCTGGCTAATTCAGCCGTGTCATCCCTTTATGGACATTCTAATGGCACTGGCCTGCTGGTTGGTTCTAAGCATGTGAAGGAGGATATTGAAGCTGATTATGCTAAGCGAGAAATCTTCGAGCCAGAGCCAAAGCACAAGTTGGATATTCGTCTGTATCTGAACTGTGATGGTACAAAGGATAATTCACCTATCATGAAACTGGCTGCAAGAAGTATTGAGATTGACGCTTCAAAGGCTACTGAGCCCAAGTTGGATGGCTATTCTCTGTATGCTCAGAACAATAACAGCAGCCAGTGGATTATCTACCGTCTTCCAGACATCATGTTGATGAAGGCAGAAGCACTCTGCGAAAAGGTAGATACTGCGGATAATGAGATAAACAAATCGATGCTTCAGCAGGCTTTCCAACTGGTTAATGTCGTCAATAAGCGTTCTATCTGTAAGAAGGAGCTGACAGCTTCTGATACACTGAAGCTCGAAAGCTTCCAGTCAAAGGATGCTATGACCAATTTAGTGAAGCGTGAACGTCAGCGCGAATTTATGTTCGAGGGTAAGCGTTGGTTCGATCTGGTGCGCTATGCTTTGCGTGCAGAAAAACAGAACGATCCTAACCCAACTGCAGAGGTTATTACTGCCGTGAATGAACGTGAAGACGTGAACAAGGAGTTCTCACAGCAGTTCTTCAAGAAGATGGATGCCATATTCTGGCCTTATAACATTGAGGAACTGAAGGTGAATCCGAAACTGGTGGCCAATCCTGCATTCGGCAGTGGCGAGAATTCCAGTTACGAAAAGGCTAATTAA
- a CDS encoding polyribonucleotide nucleotidyltransferase has protein sequence MNVITKTLQLADGRTITIETGKVAKQTDGAVMLKMNNTVLLATVCAAKDAVPGTDFMPLQVDYREQYSAAGRFPGGFTKREGKASDNEILTSRLVDRVLRPLFPGNYHAEVFVNVMLLSADGVDQPDALAGFAASAALACSDIPFECPISEVRVARINGEYVIDPSFEQMKQADMDIMVGASAENIMMVEGEMKEVSEQDLLGALKAAMDAIKPMCELQKELSKELGKDVKREYNHEVNDEDLRARMNKELYQPAYDVTKQALEKHARAEAFEKILEDFKEKFFAERAELAEDAKGEISDDEYSAMMDRYYHDVERDAMRRCILDEGIRLDGRKTTDIRPIWCEVSPLPMPHGSAIFTRGETQSLSTCTLGTKLDEKMVDDVLDKSYQRFLLHYNFPPFCTGEAKAQRGVGRREIGHGHLAWRGLKGQIPEDFPYTVRLVSQILESNGSSSMATVCAGTLALMDAGVPMKKPVSGIAMGLIKNPGEDKYAVLSDILGDEDHLGDMDFKTTGTKDGLTATQMDIKCDGLSFDILEKALMQAKAGREHILNCLTDTIAEPRAEFKPQVPRIVQIEIPKEFIGAVIGPGGKIIQQMQEDTKTTITIDEADGVGKVQVSGPDKESIDAALGKIRAIVAIPEVGEVYDGVVRSIMPYGCFVEIMPGKDGLLHISEIDWKRLETVEEAGIKEGDHIQVKLLEIDPKTGKYKLSHRVLIEKPADYVERPARGERRERPERGERRPRPERGERRERGDRHDRGDRRPRPEQQEQGEAYRDPAENKEPKDFSDALDHMDF, from the coding sequence ATGAACGTAATTACAAAAACCCTTCAATTGGCTGATGGCAGAACCATCACCATTGAAACCGGGAAAGTGGCAAAGCAGACCGACGGTGCTGTCATGCTGAAGATGAACAACACTGTACTTTTGGCCACTGTTTGTGCCGCAAAAGATGCAGTTCCCGGAACCGATTTCATGCCTTTGCAGGTTGACTATCGTGAGCAGTACAGTGCTGCCGGTCGTTTCCCAGGTGGTTTCACCAAGCGCGAAGGCAAAGCCTCTGACAACGAAATCCTGACTAGCCGTCTGGTGGACCGCGTACTTCGTCCGCTGTTCCCTGGCAATTATCACGCAGAAGTTTTCGTTAACGTGATGCTGCTTTCTGCAGATGGCGTTGACCAGCCCGATGCATTGGCAGGTTTTGCTGCTTCAGCAGCCCTGGCTTGCTCGGATATTCCCTTCGAGTGCCCCATCTCTGAGGTGCGCGTGGCTCGTATCAATGGCGAGTATGTCATCGATCCTTCCTTCGAGCAGATGAAGCAGGCCGACATGGATATCATGGTAGGTGCTTCTGCTGAGAACATCATGATGGTGGAAGGTGAGATGAAAGAGGTTTCTGAGCAGGATCTGCTGGGTGCCCTCAAGGCCGCTATGGATGCTATCAAGCCCATGTGCGAACTCCAGAAGGAATTGAGCAAGGAACTCGGTAAGGATGTGAAGCGCGAGTACAACCACGAGGTTAACGACGAGGATCTTCGCGCACGTATGAATAAAGAGTTGTACCAGCCCGCATACGATGTTACTAAGCAGGCTCTCGAGAAGCACGCTCGTGCTGAGGCCTTCGAGAAGATTCTTGAGGACTTCAAGGAGAAGTTCTTCGCAGAGCGCGCTGAGTTGGCTGAGGATGCTAAGGGTGAAATCAGCGATGATGAGTACAGCGCAATGATGGATCGCTACTACCACGATGTAGAGCGTGACGCTATGCGTCGTTGTATTCTCGATGAGGGTATCCGTCTTGATGGTCGTAAGACCACAGATATCCGCCCCATCTGGTGCGAGGTATCTCCCCTGCCCATGCCTCACGGAAGTGCTATCTTCACCCGTGGTGAGACACAGTCACTCTCTACTTGTACGCTGGGTACCAAGCTTGATGAGAAGATGGTTGACGATGTGCTCGACAAGAGCTATCAGCGCTTCCTCCTTCACTATAACTTCCCCCCATTCTGTACTGGTGAGGCAAAGGCACAGCGCGGCGTAGGTCGTCGTGAGATTGGTCACGGCCACCTGGCATGGCGTGGTCTGAAGGGTCAGATTCCTGAGGACTTCCCTTACACCGTACGTCTGGTTTCTCAGATTCTTGAGTCTAACGGTTCTTCATCAATGGCTACTGTTTGTGCTGGTACCCTGGCCCTGATGGACGCTGGTGTGCCCATGAAGAAGCCCGTTTCTGGTATCGCTATGGGTCTGATTAAGAACCCAGGAGAAGATAAGTATGCCGTATTGAGCGATATCCTCGGTGATGAGGACCACTTGGGTGATATGGACTTCAAGACCACTGGTACAAAAGATGGTCTGACAGCTACCCAGATGGATATTAAGTGCGACGGTCTGAGTTTTGATATTCTGGAGAAGGCACTGATGCAGGCTAAGGCTGGTCGTGAGCACATTCTGAATTGCCTCACTGACACTATCGCTGAGCCTCGTGCCGAGTTCAAGCCTCAGGTTCCTCGTATCGTTCAGATTGAGATTCCTAAGGAGTTCATTGGTGCTGTTATTGGCCCTGGTGGTAAGATTATCCAGCAGATGCAGGAAGATACCAAGACTACCATCACCATTGATGAGGCCGACGGCGTAGGTAAGGTTCAGGTATCAGGTCCTGATAAGGAGAGCATCGACGCAGCACTTGGTAAGATCCGCGCTATCGTGGCTATCCCCGAGGTAGGCGAAGTTTATGATGGTGTTGTTCGCAGCATCATGCCTTATGGCTGCTTCGTAGAGATTATGCCTGGTAAGGATGGTCTGCTCCATATCTCAGAGATTGACTGGAAGCGCCTCGAGACCGTTGAGGAAGCTGGTATCAAGGAGGGCGACCACATTCAGGTGAAGCTTCTCGAGATTGATCCTAAGACAGGAAAGTATAAACTCTCTCATCGTGTACTGATTGAGAAGCCCGCTGATTACGTAGAGCGTCCTGCCCGTGGCGAGCGCCGTGAGCGCCCAGAGCGTGGTGAGCGTCGTCCTCGTCCTGAGCGTGGCGAGCGTCGTGAGCGTGGTGATCGTCATGATCGTGGTGATCGTCGCCCACGTCCTGAGCAGCAGGAGCAAGGTGAGGCTTATCGTGATCCCGCTGAGAACAAGGAGCCAAAGGACTTCAGTGATGCACTGGATCACATGGACTTCTAA
- a CDS encoding SusC/RagA family TonB-linked outer membrane protein — protein MKILKSVLMTLALLLSTSLSAQNITSVHGTLSDDMGELMGATVCEIDATGRIIESAITDMNGNFTMKVRNPKDKIRFSYVGLKTVTLPINKTTYVLKLQSATKLKEVTVTSKRRAQGNSLPIPQRELSYSTQTISMKEFEGLGITSVDEALQGRIAGLDIVGNSGDLGKGSTMRLRGASSISSLTDSNPLIVVDGNIREVNMDGFDMAGANDEKFAELLNINPEDIADIRVLKDAAATAVYGSQGGNGVIELTTKRGARGKPKVTYSLKLTGTYQPKGYDLLTGDDYTMMLKEAYFNPRQDDNASNMATIPEINYPTATDGFADWRQYRDNTDWRDAVTQWGLRQNHYATITGGGEKASFRIGAGYDHETGTMIENKMDRFSTRVNLDYNVSQRIRVQTNFALTYSKYDDIDDLLSVALKKMPNMSIYQKDPVTGEDTDMYYNMPQSGEYIGSEVFKNDQRTYVNPVASAHLKKSQRRVYDMNPELIINYDLLGLDDEHTRLTWRGSVYMNISNHYTDKFDPQELYSKRWEDQVNKATASSSKSVSFNTKQTLTLIPAFANKDHAVMMMGRFELTSGSSSSQSTDGYGLPTTNGVIDSPSAGGLIGNMSSGYSQWRSMYYTFSSHYAYKGRYIADFTLRVDGTTKFGPGNRWGYFPSVSLKWIISDEPWMQKLKPTLSMLAIRPSWGRVGNQPNQNYLFTSKYGSADKYIDMSAMKPLNIRLTDLKWQLVSSYNFGIDLGFMDNRLNLTIEGYQSTTSDMLMGGFRIPSNAGFTTVPYHNNGKMRNTGWEFHINTNRMIKAGKFTMDMNANFGNNRNEILEMDPYILENKNSVYGYNNGETLRRVQLHNPFGAIYGFKYKGVYQYNYNTVKNAVEGMTKDEIYAWWKEFTAAGKTAPVAVNADGNIVLEGNNVPKRMMYDYRSDNTGHDGSFPGFNGGDAIYEDLNHDGQINALDITYLGSSLPKLTGGFGFSFNYGAWRLSTQFTYRVGNKIINKARLNAEAMTSNDNQSQAVNYRWRQEGDITPIPRAMFGGNSNYNTLISDRFVEDGSYLRMSYAQLNYAINKKHLTWIGLNRLSFYASVNNPFVITKYSGVDPDIAFGGEDPAIDNAQTPRSRSYTLGITVDF, from the coding sequence ATGAAAATACTGAAATCTGTTTTAATGACACTGGCGCTCCTGCTGTCTACTTCGTTGAGCGCACAGAATATTACGTCAGTGCATGGTACACTGAGCGACGATATGGGAGAACTGATGGGTGCTACCGTATGCGAAATCGATGCTACTGGACGTATCATTGAGTCGGCGATTACCGATATGAACGGTAACTTCACCATGAAGGTGCGTAACCCCAAGGATAAGATCCGTTTCAGTTACGTGGGTCTGAAGACCGTCACACTGCCTATCAACAAGACTACTTATGTACTGAAGTTGCAGTCGGCCACAAAGCTGAAGGAAGTGACGGTTACTTCTAAGAGACGTGCACAAGGTAACTCACTGCCTATTCCGCAGCGTGAGCTTTCTTATTCTACACAGACCATCTCTATGAAGGAGTTCGAGGGTCTGGGTATTACCTCTGTTGATGAGGCCCTGCAGGGACGTATTGCCGGTCTGGATATCGTAGGTAACTCTGGTGACCTGGGTAAAGGTTCTACCATGCGTTTGCGTGGTGCTTCCTCTATCTCATCGCTGACTGACTCTAACCCTCTGATTGTTGTTGATGGCAATATTCGTGAGGTGAATATGGATGGCTTTGATATGGCAGGTGCTAACGACGAGAAGTTTGCTGAACTGCTGAATATCAACCCTGAGGATATTGCTGATATCCGTGTGCTGAAAGATGCTGCCGCTACGGCAGTCTATGGTTCACAGGGTGGTAATGGTGTTATCGAGCTGACTACCAAACGTGGTGCGCGTGGTAAACCAAAGGTGACTTACTCACTGAAGCTTACTGGTACCTATCAGCCTAAGGGTTATGACCTGTTAACTGGTGATGACTATACCATGATGCTGAAGGAGGCTTACTTCAACCCCCGTCAGGATGACAATGCCTCTAACATGGCTACTATTCCTGAAATCAACTATCCCACAGCTACCGATGGTTTCGCTGACTGGCGTCAGTACCGCGATAATACCGACTGGCGTGATGCTGTTACACAGTGGGGTCTGCGTCAGAACCACTATGCAACCATTACCGGTGGTGGTGAGAAGGCTTCATTCCGTATCGGTGCAGGTTACGACCATGAGACTGGTACGATGATTGAGAATAAGATGGATCGTTTCTCTACACGTGTGAACTTGGACTATAATGTCAGCCAGCGTATCCGTGTACAGACGAACTTCGCTTTGACTTATTCTAAATATGATGATATTGATGACCTGTTGTCAGTAGCACTGAAGAAGATGCCTAACATGAGCATCTATCAGAAGGACCCTGTAACAGGAGAGGATACCGATATGTATTATAACATGCCACAGAGTGGTGAGTATATCGGTTCAGAGGTGTTCAAGAATGACCAGCGTACCTATGTGAACCCTGTTGCTTCGGCTCATCTGAAGAAATCACAGCGCCGTGTTTACGACATGAACCCTGAATTGATTATCAACTATGACCTTTTGGGACTTGATGATGAGCACACACGTTTGACATGGCGTGGCTCTGTGTATATGAATATATCTAACCACTATACTGATAAGTTCGATCCTCAGGAACTTTATTCAAAGCGCTGGGAAGATCAGGTGAACAAGGCAACGGCAAGTTCTTCAAAGAGCGTGTCGTTCAATACCAAGCAGACCCTGACGCTGATTCCTGCCTTTGCTAATAAGGATCACGCAGTGATGATGATGGGTCGCTTCGAACTGACATCAGGTTCTAGCAGCTCACAGTCAACAGATGGTTATGGTCTGCCTACCACCAATGGTGTGATTGATAGTCCTTCTGCCGGTGGTCTGATTGGTAACATGAGTTCTGGTTACAGCCAGTGGCGCTCTATGTATTACACTTTCTCAAGCCACTATGCTTACAAAGGACGTTATATTGCTGACTTTACTTTGCGTGTGGACGGTACCACCAAGTTCGGTCCCGGTAACCGTTGGGGGTATTTCCCATCAGTATCTTTGAAGTGGATTATCAGTGACGAGCCTTGGATGCAGAAACTGAAGCCAACGCTGTCAATGCTGGCTATTCGTCCTAGCTGGGGTCGTGTGGGTAACCAGCCTAACCAGAACTATCTGTTTACCTCAAAGTATGGCTCAGCAGATAAATATATTGATATGTCAGCCATGAAACCGCTGAATATCCGACTCACTGATCTGAAATGGCAGCTCGTATCAAGCTATAACTTTGGTATTGACTTGGGCTTCATGGATAACCGTTTGAACTTGACCATTGAGGGTTATCAGTCAACTACCTCTGACATGCTGATGGGCGGTTTCCGTATTCCTTCAAATGCTGGTTTCACCACAGTGCCTTATCATAATAATGGTAAGATGCGCAACACTGGTTGGGAGTTCCATATCAATACTAACCGTATGATTAAGGCTGGTAAGTTCACAATGGATATGAACGCCAACTTCGGTAACAACCGCAACGAAATTCTGGAGATGGATCCATATATCCTGGAAAACAAGAACTCTGTATATGGTTATAATAATGGTGAGACTTTGCGTCGTGTGCAGCTGCACAACCCATTTGGCGCCATCTACGGTTTCAAGTACAAGGGTGTTTACCAGTATAACTATAACACGGTAAAGAATGCCGTGGAGGGTATGACTAAGGATGAGATCTACGCTTGGTGGAAAGAATTTACTGCAGCAGGCAAGACCGCTCCTGTGGCTGTAAACGCCGATGGTAATATCGTTCTGGAAGGTAATAACGTGCCAAAGCGTATGATGTACGACTATCGTTCTGACAATACAGGTCACGATGGTTCGTTCCCAGGCTTCAACGGTGGTGATGCTATCTATGAGGACCTGAACCATGATGGTCAGATTAACGCACTGGATATTACTTATCTGGGCTCTTCACTGCCAAAGTTGACTGGTGGTTTCGGTTTCTCGTTCAACTACGGCGCATGGCGCTTGTCAACTCAGTTCACTTATCGTGTGGGCAACAAGATTATCAATAAGGCTCGTCTGAATGCTGAGGCTATGACCAGCAATGATAACCAGAGCCAGGCTGTGAACTACCGTTGGCGTCAGGAGGGTGATATCACACCTATTCCACGTGCAATGTTTGGCGGTAACAGCAACTATAACACGCTGATTAGTGATCGTTTTGTGGAGGATGGTTCTTATTTGCGTATGAGCTATGCTCAGTTGAACTATGCTATCAATAAGAAGCATTTGACATGGATTGGCTTGAATCGCCTGTCGTTCTATGCCAGTGTGAATAACCCCTTCGTTATCACGAAGTATTCAGGCGTTGACCCGGATATCGCATTCGGTGGTGAGGATCCTGCTATTGATAATGCTCAGACACCTCGTTCACGCTCTTATACACTGGGTATTACTGTTGATTTCTAA
- a CDS encoding fasciclin domain-containing protein, which produces MNIKKNIKVALMALAALTVTGSMTSCSDEPDSQYFYTFTGEMLSDYISNREQYSDFKTIVERADMMDLLSTYGRYTCFLPDNKAVEAYLQKRGLSSVDDLSAADCDTIARTHLVQNMYSTFEMNLDFLPTYNMQGRYLATKAAVDEKGNAVIQIEGTAHIIFSDTLENGQIVHQNDSVENGIVQPVNMVIEKSNCYIADILRDNKNLSLFHEALVATGVNREIEKIEDVTYSKNQPKYKYRSHTHSEVAWVPDKKKYGFTAFVEPDSIYRNYFENGLNGQPIDTSKGDLYALYDLACKLYDPTFPEDVDKPGHSFDNLTDSVNPLKRFVQYHIMNRYVPGTQKLTSMEIEEHSGPFGFDVNLVNPTEWFTTLLPHTMLKVSQLTMNKDEQKRDCRGNDRDKVKRFFLNRRYGETSDYTIRGSLIEKDVEEEYENDALNGHYFYVDDLVAFTTDVRDKVQNMRIRMDFSTVFPEVMTNDMRDEGNYRGDDPDNVPDESNEPKNGKNRYFPDGYLDGVTVNNDGHLVLRRPHLYYWSWQGDEWNLFGDYDMTFRIPPVPFSGEWQFRLGFCSIPTRGVMQVYYDGIPQGIPLDMTKDLNTEMYLGDRYQSYDNYMKMSDEEKAEYQKVLKNLGAYDDGRSQLIGQKDHPLGNASGMYRRIICQTYVDATKDHYIRFRVASDGKGNNNEFMFDFWEMVPKSVYAVDGDGAMEDDL; this is translated from the coding sequence ATGAATATCAAGAAAAATATAAAAGTAGCATTGATGGCACTGGCTGCGCTCACTGTAACTGGTTCTATGACCAGCTGCTCTGACGAGCCTGATAGTCAGTATTTCTATACCTTCACAGGCGAGATGTTGAGTGATTATATCAGCAACCGTGAACAGTATAGTGATTTTAAGACCATCGTAGAGAGAGCTGACATGATGGACCTGTTGTCAACCTATGGCAGATATACCTGTTTCCTGCCCGACAACAAGGCGGTAGAAGCATACTTGCAGAAGCGAGGCTTGAGTTCTGTGGATGACTTGAGTGCTGCCGACTGTGACACCATAGCCCGTACCCACTTGGTACAGAATATGTATTCTACCTTTGAGATGAATCTGGACTTCCTGCCTACTTATAATATGCAGGGACGTTATCTGGCTACCAAAGCAGCGGTAGATGAGAAAGGTAATGCTGTGATTCAGATTGAAGGTACTGCGCATATCATTTTCAGTGATACACTGGAGAATGGACAGATTGTTCATCAGAACGACTCTGTAGAGAATGGTATTGTGCAGCCTGTAAATATGGTGATTGAGAAGTCAAACTGCTATATCGCTGATATCCTGCGCGACAACAAGAATCTTTCTCTTTTCCACGAGGCACTTGTAGCTACAGGTGTTAATAGGGAGATTGAGAAGATTGAGGATGTGACTTACTCGAAGAACCAGCCTAAGTATAAATACAGATCGCATACGCACTCTGAGGTGGCTTGGGTACCCGATAAGAAAAAGTATGGTTTTACGGCTTTTGTTGAGCCCGACTCTATTTATCGTAATTATTTTGAAAATGGTCTTAACGGACAGCCCATTGATACCTCTAAGGGTGACCTCTATGCACTCTATGACCTGGCTTGTAAGCTCTATGATCCCACCTTCCCTGAAGATGTAGATAAACCCGGCCATAGCTTCGATAACCTGACCGATAGCGTTAACCCGTTGAAGCGTTTCGTGCAGTATCATATCATGAATCGTTATGTGCCTGGCACACAGAAGTTGACATCTATGGAGATTGAGGAGCACAGTGGTCCATTTGGTTTTGATGTGAATTTGGTGAATCCTACGGAATGGTTTACCACCTTGTTGCCCCATACCATGCTAAAGGTGTCACAGCTGACGATGAATAAGGATGAGCAGAAGCGTGATTGCCGTGGTAACGACCGTGATAAGGTAAAGCGTTTCTTCCTCAACCGTCGCTATGGTGAGACTTCTGATTATACCATCCGTGGCTCGCTGATTGAAAAGGATGTGGAGGAAGAATATGAGAATGATGCCTTGAATGGTCACTATTTCTATGTGGACGATCTGGTTGCATTCACTACAGATGTACGTGATAAGGTTCAGAATATGCGTATTCGTATGGACTTCTCTACGGTGTTCCCCGAAGTGATGACCAATGATATGCGTGATGAAGGTAACTATAGAGGTGATGACCCCGATAACGTGCCTGATGAGAGTAACGAACCAAAGAATGGTAAGAACCGTTATTTCCCCGATGGATATCTGGATGGTGTAACTGTTAATAATGATGGTCATTTGGTACTCCGTCGCCCTCACCTGTACTACTGGTCTTGGCAGGGTGATGAGTGGAACCTCTTCGGTGACTATGACATGACCTTCCGTATTCCACCAGTGCCCTTCAGTGGTGAGTGGCAGTTCCGTCTGGGATTCTGCTCTATTCCTACCCGTGGTGTCATGCAGGTGTATTACGATGGTATTCCTCAGGGTATTCCTTTGGATATGACTAAGGACCTGAATACAGAAATGTATCTGGGTGACCGTTATCAGAGCTACGATAACTACATGAAGATGAGCGACGAGGAGAAGGCTGAGTACCAGAAGGTATTGAAGAACCTGGGTGCTTATGATGACGGCCGTAGCCAGCTTATTGGTCAGAAAGATCACCCGCTTGGCAATGCATCTGGTATGTATCGTCGTATTATCTGCCAGACCTATGTTGATGCTACGAAGGATCACTATATCCGTTTCCGTGTGGCCAGCGATGGTAAGGGTAATAATAACGAGTTTATGTTCGACTTCTGGGAAATGGTGCCAAAGTCTGTTTATGCAGTCGATGGTGACGGTGCCATGGAAGACGACCTGTAA